From Montipora foliosa isolate CH-2021 chromosome 6, ASM3666993v2, whole genome shotgun sequence, a single genomic window includes:
- the LOC138005069 gene encoding major facilitator superfamily domain-containing protein 6-like: protein MIPSSYEPIGSDFPIESDQVLESSTVGSSEQSKWRRAFSGLRQLDKSFFVSKAFYFFFYTALGTLFPFFSLFYKQLWLSPGQIGLLLALRPAVKLVCLPLWKMVSDRYSKPKVVYFISILGWIIGYFGQSFVYPSNLPCYGYSNEGLIIQNSVSPLSPPNQLNSSTASPEKNITSRGVFLDSDLPRSFQKWNPRIYRNLNKRGKQNELLLSDGKSTKRKEVSQALLSQLDGRDANSKHVNSEKEISGQRGETVASSSPNEKLGDTPSNKLSFEDSRDNAKGDAFHNEGEMKSQLLADSTSYQIIEKNGSDVIKPYEKSGDVTPSPRPLNDFRVKFNAWIFRCLILIVILTEIITTPTPMLADSAIVQSLVETKSEYGKQRLFGSLGLGLAAVLVAVWVSVFTSCLHTDTINYLPCFYLFEIAIGATVWVSLFVKFDRPLGEENVGYEFLEAMRMFKTFRNGVFLVTLFSFGFFHSLHYSFLFWYLQDLGGTPVLFSIILLMYCLAEVVTYFLSGHLVDAIGQQGMICLAFACYTARFLMYTYLTDPWFVIPMELVQGITYGGVWSIAAVYVNAPPEATSMVQSILHGSYWGIGMALGSAISGVIIDAVGARTLFLIAAGVTFMLCMFHLGIDIFNKMKSLEEEQERRLAASRGETTRKGKKKEKDKDFIGAAAAPLVPCLLYGR, encoded by the exons ATGATTCCAAGTTCTTATGAGCCTATAGGATCAGACTTTCCCATCGAAAGCGACCAAGTTCTCGAGTCAAGCACGGTTGGCAGCTCAGaacaatcaaaatggcggagagCTTTCTCAGGACTACGCCAATTAGAcaagagtttttttgtttcaaaggcCTTCTACTTCTTCTTCTACACGGCTTTGGGGACCCTTTTcccatttttcagtttgttcTATAAGCAGCTATGGCTATCTCCAGGTCAAATTGGACTGTTGCTCGCTTTGAGACCAGCTGTAAAACTCGTGTGCTTGCCGCTGTGGAAAATGGTGTCAGACAGGTACAGCAAACCCAAAGTGGTGTATTTTATCTCAATTCTTGGATGGATTATAGGTTATTTCGGGCAATCGTTCGTTTATCCCTCGAATTTACCATGTTATGGATATTCGAATGAAGGATTAATCATTCAGAACAGTGTGTCTCCTTTATCCCCGCCAAATCAACTTAACTCAAGCACCGCCAGTCCGGAAAAGAACATTACATCGCGAGGAGTTTTTCTGGATTCAGATCTTCCTCGCTCGTTTCAAAAATGGAATCCTAGAATTTATCGGAACTTAAACAAgagagggaaacaaaatgaacttttATTAAGCGATGGTAAATCGACGAAAAGGAAGGAAGTTTCTCAAGCGTTACTTTCACAATTGGATGGTCGCGATGCAAATTCAAAACATGTAAATTCAGAAAAAGAAATATCCGGGCAACGAGGTGAGACTGTTGCAAGCTCATCCCCCAACGAGAAACTTGGAGACACACCGAGCAATAAGCTATCATTTGAGGATTCACGCGATAACGCTAAAGGCGATGCCTTTCACAACGAGGGCGAAATGAAAAGTCAACTCTTGGCCGATTCAACATCATATCAAATAATAGAAAAGAACGGCTCCGATGTGATCAAACCGTACGAGAAAAGTGGCGATGTGACCCCGAGCCCAAGACCTCTTAATGATTTCCGTGTCAAATTCAACGCGTGGATTTTTCGATGCCTGATCCTGATCGTTATTTTGACTGAAATCATCACCACGCCAACGCCTATGCTGGCTGATAGCGCCATTGTCCAATCTCTAGTCGAAACTAAAAGTGAGTACGGCAAACAAAGGTTATTTGGCTCGCTGGGTCTCGGCCTTGCCGCAGTTCTTGTTGCAGTGTGGGTTTCCGTGTTCACCAGCTGTCTTCATACAGACACCATCAATTACCTGCCTTGTTTCTACTTGTTTGAGATTGCCATTGGAGCCACTGTATGGGTGTCACTGTTTGTCAAGTTCGATCGACCACTTGGCGAGGAGAACGTTGGATACGAATTCCTGGAGGCCATGCGGATGTTTAAGACCTTTAGAAATGGCGTGTTCTTGGTGACCCTGTTCTCGTTTGGCTTCTTTCATAGCCTACACTACTCGTTTCTGTTCTGGTATCTTCAGGATCTTGGTGGTACACCTGTACTATTTAGCATCATTTTGTTAATGTATTGCCTTGCGGAAGTAGTCACCTACTTTCTGTCCGGACACTTGGTGGATGCCATCGGTCAACAGGGTATGATCTGCCTTGCTTTTGCATGCTACACTGCTAGATTCCTTATGTACACCTACCTGACCGATCCATGGTTTGTGATTCCAATGGAGTTGGTACAAGGAATTACATATGGAGGAGTGTGGTCAATTGCTGCTGTTTATGTAAATGCACCACCAG AAGCAACATCCATGGTTCAGAGCATTCTGCACGGAAGCTACTGGGGCATAGGAATGGCATTGGGCTCAGCAATCAGCGGTGTTATTATTGATGCTGTAGGGGCACGCACCCTCTTCCTCATTGCGGCAGGAGTCACTTTCATGTTGTGCATGTTTCACTTGGGAATTGacattttcaacaaaatgaaatcTTTGGAAGAGGAACAAGAACGGAGACTGGCAGCAAGCCGTGGGGAGACCACGAGAAAGggcaagaaaaaagagaaagacaaagaTTTCATTGGGGCGGCGGCTGCTCCCCTGGTGCCTTGCCTTCTCTATGGAAGATAA
- the LOC138007589 gene encoding dihydrofolate reductase-like isoform X1, translated as MSKHLRHVNCVAAMASNRGIGKDGKLPWPTLRTDLDFLARITTTVKDKGKWNAVLLGRKTWESVDSSERRPLPGRLNIVISRTLQVPPRGAHHVCDSVWSAVKMLSADPFTRTVEGIFVLGGTEVYREAIQSSYCHRIYLTEIYKEFHADAFFPTFDKNTYTLISNPSDVPEGVIEENQTQYRICVYERQV; from the exons ATGAGCAAGCATCTTCGCCATGTGAATTGTGTTGCTGCCATGGCATCAAATCGTGGGATCGGAAAGGATGGAAAACTGCCATGGCCTACCCTTAG AACTGACTTAGATTTCTTAGCAAGGATAACAACCACAGTCAAAGACAAAg GTAAATGGAATGCTGTTCTATTAGGAAGAAAAACATGGGAATCCGTTGATTCCTCTGAGAGGCGGCCTCTTCCAGGGAGACTTAATATTGTCATTAGTAGAACACTTCA ggTACCGCCAAGAGGTGCCCATCATGTCTGCGACAGTGTCTGGTCTGCTGTAAAAATGCTATCTGCCGATCCTTTTACCAGAACAGTGGAAGGAATATTTGTGCTTGGTGGAACAGAAGTGTACAGG GAGGCTATTCAATCCTCTTACTGCCATAGAATCTATTTAAcagaaatttacaaagaatttcatgCAGATGCATTCTTTCCCACTTTTGACAAAAACACGTATACGCTCATAAG tAATCCAAGTGATGTGCCTGAAGGAGTCATCGAGGAAAATCAAACACAGTACCGAATTTGTGTTTATGAGAGACAAGTttga
- the LOC138005073 gene encoding neuropeptides capa receptor-like yields the protein MENSSHLLYHVDCPTGSLTAIAVVLSVISLLGLGGNFLVIITFIKRENLKTSSNYYVMNMVVSDLVCVLLNWPLFATEGMLQAGGSLITDAVAASFFCKLGIYSRSLSYSVSIISLVLIAVDRFIATRFPLKSLTITGKIRTIFMLVSWGIPAFGLIPYLLYSRVIQSEEHTFCRNMMSQLLLQTYYSVGFVLLYCIPFIFIVVLYSLIMKQLRERRKLYNGDRIQSRAKRDKENQNMMKVFGSIVLGFFTCWTPLYVYMFLKSLHPSVFTKDKCRTLNLVGVLYYIFPLISTTINPFILIAFSSRYRVSFKRACFYFLSQKKGQNSPQFALAAVSPQ from the coding sequence ATGGAAAACTCCTCTCATCTCTTATATCATGTAGACTGTCCAACCGGCTCCCTTACGGCAATAGCTGTTGTCCTTTCAGTCATTAGTCTTTTGGGACTTGGGGGAAATTTCCTTGTGATAATAACATTCATCAAGCGAGAAAACTTAAAGACGAGTTCTAACTACTACGTCATGAACATGGTGGTTTCTGATTTGGTGTGCGTTCTTCTCAACTGGCCCCTCTTTGCTACTGAAGGTATGCTGCAGGCTGGTGGAAGTCTTATTACGGACGCTGTTGCCGCTTCGTTCTTCTGCAAGCTGGGAATTTATTCACGATCACTGTCATATTCGGTGTCTATAATCAGCTTAGTTCTAATCGCTGTGGACAGATTTATCGCGACAAGGTTTCCACTAAAATCGTTAACGATAACTGGAAAAATTCGAACAATTTTCATGCTTGTAAGTTGGGGTATACCAGCGTTTGGTCTCATTCCGTACTTGCTTTACTCTAGAGTAATTCAATCAGAGGAACATACTTtttgcagaaacatgatgagtCAGTTACTGCTGCAAACCTACTACTCCGTAGGTTTTGTTTTGCTCTACTGCATCCCTTTCATTTTTATAGTCGTCCTCTACTCGCTAATTATGAAACAACTAAGAGAAAGAAGGAAGCTCTATAATGGGGATCGAATTCAATCCAGAGCAAAGAGAgacaaggaaaaccaaaacatgATGAAAGTCTTCGGATCAATCGTCCTTGGATTTTTCACTTGTTGGACACCTCTTTATGTCTACATGTTTTTAAAGTCACTTCACCCCTCTGTGTTTACGAAAGATAAATGTCGTACATTAAATCTGGTGGGTGTGCTGTACTACATTTTCCCACTGATAAGTACAACCATCAATCCATTTATCCTGATCGCCTTTAGTTCTAGGTATCGCGTCTCGTTCAAGAGAGCATGTTTCTATTTTCTCTCTCAAAAGAAGGGACAAAACAGTCCGCAATTTGCATTGGCGGCAGTTTCTCCACAGTAA